Proteins from a single region of Streptomyces sp. HUAS 15-9:
- a CDS encoding Fur family transcriptional regulator, giving the protein MTASQTPTTAEELRGAGLRVTAARVALLETVRDGDHLGVEAIASGVRDRVGHISLQAVYEALHALTAVGLIRRIEPAGGPARFEGRVGDNHHHVVCRSCGVVADVDCAVGEAPCLTASDDHGFSVAEAEVIYWGLCPDCSTARSS; this is encoded by the coding sequence ATGACCGCATCCCAGACCCCGACCACCGCCGAGGAGCTCCGCGGTGCCGGCCTGCGGGTGACGGCCGCCCGCGTTGCGCTGCTCGAGACCGTCCGGGACGGTGATCACCTCGGTGTCGAGGCGATCGCCTCCGGTGTACGTGATCGCGTAGGCCATATTTCCCTGCAAGCCGTGTATGAAGCCCTCCACGCGCTCACCGCCGTGGGGCTCATACGCCGTATCGAACCGGCCGGTGGTCCGGCGCGGTTCGAGGGACGAGTCGGGGACAACCACCACCATGTCGTGTGCCGGTCGTGCGGTGTCGTCGCTGACGTCGACTGCGCGGTCGGTGAGGCCCCTTGCCTGACGGCGTCCGACGACCATGGCTTCTCGGTCGCCGAGGCGGAGGTCATCTACTGGGGTCTGTGCCCCGACTGCTCCACCGCCCGCAGTTCCTGA
- a CDS encoding sarcosine oxidase subunit alpha family protein: protein MLLIPCPWCGPRDEVEFHYGGQAHVPYPEDPSALTDEEWARYLFFRDNPKGPFAERWSHAAGCRRWFNAVRNTATNEILAVYRAGEPRPAEVEPGSVTSRPRPAPPARPAFEDEAVQAEGGPGGAAASGVEGAEPLQDGTGRGGGGETRTFRTPTGGRIDRDTPLTFTFDGTQYEGYQGDTLASALLANGIIAAATSIRLGRPRGIFSAGVEEPNAIVQIEKPFPEPMLPATTVELHDGLVATSLPGQGRLATEPDPARYDAVHAHCDLLIVGAGPAGLAAAAAAARSGARVILADDQPEPGGSLLGTGEHLDWVTATAARLDAAPEVRVLRRTTVFGHYDDNHLLAVERRTNHLGAEAPDNVSRERVWRIRARRVVLATGAHERSLAFADNDRPGVMLAASARTYVNRYGVLPGRRAVVLTTNDSAYAAALDLAAAGIEVAAVVDTRSEPGEWAGRAREAGIEVLAGHAVTGTDGGARLTAVRVASYGESAARREFAVDLLLVSGGWNPVAHLFSQAGGRLRHDGALGAFVPDTCRQAVEVAGSANGEQALAAVLAQGAAAGARAIEAEGYTAEGPALPAVAERPHTPPMQVFTLPGSADAPRFVDLQRDVTVDDLARATGAGLRSVEHTKRYTTAGTANDQGRTGGVLASGVVAELLGVDISALGLPTFRPPYTPVSFATLAGRDRGALHDPVRVTALHEWHAAHGALFENVGQWKRPWYYPQDGEDMEAAVLRECRAAREGVAFMDASTLGKIDVQGPDAAAFLDLLYTNMMSTLKVGMIRYGVMCRPDGMVFDDGTVIRLAQDRFLVTTTTGNAAAVLDWMEEWLQTEWPGLRVHCTSVTEQWATVALVGPRSREVLGALAPQLAVSNEDFPFMAWREATVAGIGARVCRISFSGELAYEINVSPWHALALWEALHEAGAPYGITPYGTETMHVLRAEKGYPIIGQDTDGTVTPQDLGMSWAVSKKKPDFIGKRSYARADTVRPDRKHLVGLLPEDPAAFLPEGTQLVADSELPAPPVPMLGHVTSSYRSAALGRTFALALVKGGRQRIGERLYAPVGDRLLPVTVAGPVLYDPEGARRDG, encoded by the coding sequence ATGCTGCTCATCCCCTGCCCGTGGTGCGGGCCCCGTGACGAGGTCGAGTTCCACTACGGCGGCCAGGCACATGTGCCCTATCCCGAGGACCCCTCGGCCCTCACCGACGAGGAGTGGGCGCGGTACCTGTTCTTCCGCGACAACCCGAAGGGCCCGTTCGCCGAGCGATGGAGCCACGCGGCGGGCTGCCGCCGCTGGTTCAACGCGGTACGGAACACGGCGACGAACGAGATCCTGGCCGTGTATCGGGCCGGGGAGCCGCGTCCTGCCGAGGTTGAACCGGGGTCGGTCACTTCTCGGCCACGACCGGCACCACCAGCCCGTCCGGCGTTTGAGGACGAGGCCGTTCAGGCCGAAGGGGGGCCTGGGGGCGCAGCCGCCAGCGGGGTCGAAGGGGCGGAGCCCCTTCAGGACGGGACGGGTAGGGGCGGCGGGGGCGAGACTCGTACGTTCCGCACCCCCACCGGCGGCCGAATCGACCGCGACACCCCCCTGACCTTCACCTTCGACGGCACCCAGTATGAGGGCTACCAGGGCGACACCCTCGCCTCCGCCCTCCTCGCCAACGGCATCATCGCGGCAGCGACCAGCATCAGACTCGGCCGCCCCCGCGGCATCTTCTCCGCAGGCGTCGAGGAACCCAACGCGATCGTCCAGATCGAGAAGCCCTTCCCCGAGCCGATGCTCCCGGCCACGACCGTCGAACTCCACGACGGCCTCGTCGCCACCAGCCTCCCCGGCCAGGGCCGCCTCGCCACCGAGCCCGACCCGGCCCGCTACGACGCCGTCCACGCCCACTGCGACCTCCTGATCGTGGGTGCGGGCCCGGCCGGTCTCGCCGCCGCGGCCGCAGCCGCCCGCTCCGGCGCGCGCGTCATCCTCGCCGACGACCAGCCGGAGCCCGGCGGCAGCCTGCTCGGCACGGGCGAACACCTCGACTGGGTGACGGCGACCGCGGCCCGCCTGGACGCCGCCCCCGAGGTGCGCGTACTGCGTCGTACCACCGTGTTCGGCCACTACGACGACAACCACCTCCTCGCCGTCGAGCGGCGCACCAACCACCTGGGCGCCGAGGCCCCGGACAACGTCTCCCGCGAGCGCGTCTGGCGCATCCGCGCCCGCCGCGTGGTCCTCGCGACCGGCGCCCACGAGCGCTCGCTGGCCTTCGCGGACAACGACCGCCCCGGAGTGATGCTGGCCGCCTCGGCCCGCACCTACGTCAACCGGTACGGAGTCCTGCCCGGCCGCCGCGCGGTCGTCCTCACCACCAACGACAGCGCGTACGCCGCCGCGCTGGACCTGGCCGCGGCAGGCATCGAGGTCGCCGCCGTCGTCGACACCCGGTCCGAGCCGGGGGAGTGGGCGGGCCGCGCCCGCGAGGCCGGGATCGAGGTGCTGGCCGGCCACGCCGTGACCGGCACGGACGGCGGGGCACGACTGACCGCCGTGCGGGTCGCGTCGTACGGAGAGTCGGCCGCACGGCGGGAGTTCGCCGTCGACCTCCTCCTGGTCTCGGGCGGTTGGAACCCCGTGGCACACCTGTTCAGCCAGGCGGGCGGCAGACTCCGCCACGACGGGGCACTCGGTGCCTTCGTCCCGGACACCTGCCGCCAGGCGGTCGAGGTCGCGGGCAGCGCGAACGGTGAGCAGGCCCTGGCCGCGGTGCTCGCCCAGGGCGCGGCCGCGGGCGCCCGCGCGATCGAGGCCGAGGGCTACACCGCAGAGGGGCCCGCCCTGCCCGCCGTGGCCGAGCGACCGCACACCCCGCCCATGCAGGTGTTCACCCTCCCTGGTTCCGCCGACGCCCCCCGCTTCGTCGACCTCCAGCGCGATGTGACCGTCGACGACCTGGCCCGCGCGACCGGAGCCGGGCTGCGCTCGGTGGAGCACACCAAGCGCTACACCACGGCCGGCACGGCCAACGACCAAGGCAGGACCGGGGGAGTTCTCGCCAGCGGAGTCGTCGCGGAACTCCTCGGCGTGGACATCTCCGCGCTGGGGCTGCCGACGTTCCGCCCGCCCTACACCCCCGTCTCCTTCGCCACCCTGGCGGGCCGCGACCGGGGCGCGCTGCACGACCCGGTCCGGGTGACCGCCCTGCACGAGTGGCATGCCGCGCACGGCGCGCTGTTCGAGAACGTCGGCCAGTGGAAGCGCCCCTGGTACTACCCGCAGGACGGCGAGGACATGGAGGCCGCGGTGCTGCGCGAATGCCGCGCCGCACGGGAGGGCGTCGCGTTCATGGACGCCTCCACCCTCGGCAAGATCGACGTACAGGGGCCGGACGCCGCGGCCTTCCTCGACCTGCTCTACACCAACATGATGAGCACCCTGAAGGTCGGCATGATCCGCTACGGCGTGATGTGCCGCCCGGACGGCATGGTCTTCGACGACGGCACCGTCATCCGTCTCGCCCAGGACCGCTTCCTGGTCACCACCACGACCGGCAACGCGGCCGCCGTCCTGGACTGGATGGAGGAGTGGCTGCAGACCGAGTGGCCCGGACTGCGCGTCCACTGCACCTCCGTCACCGAGCAGTGGGCCACCGTCGCCCTGGTCGGCCCCCGCTCCCGCGAGGTCCTCGGCGCACTGGCGCCGCAACTGGCCGTGTCCAACGAGGACTTCCCGTTCATGGCGTGGCGGGAGGCGACCGTGGCGGGCATCGGGGCCAGGGTGTGCCGGATCAGCTTCTCCGGCGAACTCGCCTACGAGATCAATGTGTCGCCGTGGCACGCCCTCGCCCTGTGGGAGGCGCTGCACGAGGCCGGTGCCCCGTACGGCATCACCCCGTACGGCACCGAGACCATGCACGTCCTGCGCGCCGAGAAGGGGTACCCGATCATCGGCCAGGACACCGACGGCACGGTCACCCCGCAGGACCTGGGCATGAGCTGGGCGGTGTCGAAGAAGAAGCCCGACTTCATCGGCAAGCGCTCCTACGCCCGCGCCGACACCGTCCGCCCCGACCGCAAGCACCTGGTCGGCCTGCTCCCCGAGGACCCGGCCGCCTTCCTGCCCGAGGGCACCCAACTGGTCGCCGACAGCGAACTGCCCGCCCCGCCCGTCCCGATGCTCGGCCACGTCACCTCCAGCTACCGCAGCGCGGCACTGGGCCGGACCTTCGCCCTCGCCCTGGTCAAGGGCGGCCGGCAACGCATCGGCGAACGTCTCTACGCACCCGTCGGCGACCGGTTGCTCCCGGTGACCGTCGCCGGCCCCGTCCTCTACGACCCCGAGGGAGCCCGCCGCGATGGCTGA
- a CDS encoding GcvT family protein, translating into MAGPRVVIIGAGVVGAALADEISARGWTEVTVVDQGPLPATGGSTSHAPGLVFQTNPSKTMTELARYTVEKFCSLDVDGRPCFLQVGGLEVATTPERLAELHRRHGWITAWGIEARLLTPEECVEQHPLVNRDRVLGGLLVPTDGLAKAVLAVEAQIRRATGRGVRFLARHEVLDVQQSEDRVTGVLTDQGEIPADIVVCCAGIWGPKIARMVGMNLPLTPLAHQLAWTGPVPALAGQTEEAVRPILRHQDADLYYRDRFDGIGIGYYGHRPMPVSADDILSVDEADQMPSVLKFTEEDFEGAWTETRSLLPATKEAKIEEGINGLFSFTTDGYPLLGESPQVKGFWVAEAVWVTHSAGVGRAVAEWLVDGYCSSFDLHECDVNRFEPHQLSPEYVLARDCQNFVEVYDILHPLQPSGKPRPIRTSPFHARQQAHGAFFLEANGWERPQWYEANADLVEGRSIPTPNDWAAQYWSPIVGAEAQATRETVAMYDMTALKRLEVVGPGAAAFLERLATGKVDKSVGSVTYTLLLDHDGGIRSDITVARLARDLFQVGANGNLDLDWFTRHLPADGSVAVRDITPGTCCIGLWGPLARKVLQPLADSDFSNDGLKYFRAKRAHIGSVPVTAMRLSYVGELGWELYTTADLGQKLWDTLWAAAEPLGGVIAGRGAFNSLRLEKGYRSFGTDMTYEHDPYEAGVGFAVKLDKDDFIGKAALERRKADVRRKLTCLTIDDPRSVVMGKEPVYDGDRAVGYVTSAAYGYTIGNGIAYAWLPAELTTPGTTVHIGYFDRRIEAAVAEEPLFDPTMSRLRG; encoded by the coding sequence ATGGCGGGACCCCGAGTGGTCATCATCGGAGCGGGCGTCGTGGGAGCGGCCCTCGCCGACGAGATCTCCGCACGAGGCTGGACCGAAGTGACCGTGGTCGACCAGGGCCCCCTCCCGGCAACCGGGGGTTCCACCTCGCACGCCCCGGGCCTGGTCTTCCAGACGAACCCCTCCAAGACCATGACGGAGCTGGCCCGCTACACAGTCGAGAAGTTCTGCTCCCTCGACGTCGACGGCCGGCCCTGCTTCCTCCAGGTCGGCGGCCTGGAGGTGGCGACCACCCCAGAGCGCCTCGCCGAACTGCACCGCCGCCACGGCTGGATCACCGCCTGGGGCATCGAGGCCCGCCTGCTCACCCCCGAGGAGTGCGTGGAACAGCACCCGCTCGTCAACCGCGACCGGGTCCTCGGCGGCCTCCTCGTCCCCACCGACGGCCTCGCCAAGGCCGTCCTCGCCGTAGAGGCCCAGATCCGCCGGGCCACCGGACGCGGCGTCCGCTTCCTCGCCCGCCACGAGGTCCTCGACGTACAGCAGAGCGAGGACCGCGTCACCGGCGTACTGACCGACCAGGGCGAGATTCCCGCCGACATCGTCGTGTGCTGCGCCGGCATCTGGGGCCCGAAGATCGCCCGCATGGTCGGGATGAACCTCCCGCTCACCCCGCTCGCCCACCAACTCGCCTGGACCGGCCCGGTTCCGGCCCTTGCCGGCCAGACCGAGGAAGCGGTACGCCCGATCCTGCGCCACCAGGACGCCGACCTCTACTACCGCGACCGCTTCGACGGCATCGGCATCGGCTACTACGGCCACCGCCCCATGCCCGTCTCCGCCGACGACATCCTCTCCGTGGACGAGGCCGACCAGATGCCCTCGGTCCTGAAGTTCACCGAGGAGGACTTCGAGGGCGCCTGGACCGAGACCCGGTCCCTGCTCCCCGCCACGAAGGAAGCCAAGATCGAGGAGGGCATCAACGGCCTGTTCTCCTTCACCACCGACGGCTACCCGCTCCTCGGCGAGTCGCCGCAGGTCAAGGGCTTCTGGGTCGCGGAGGCCGTCTGGGTCACCCACTCCGCCGGCGTCGGGCGTGCCGTCGCCGAATGGCTGGTCGACGGCTACTGCTCGTCCTTCGACCTGCACGAGTGCGACGTCAACCGCTTCGAGCCGCACCAGCTCTCCCCGGAGTACGTACTGGCCCGCGACTGCCAGAACTTCGTCGAGGTCTACGACATCCTGCACCCGCTCCAGCCCTCCGGAAAGCCGCGCCCCATCCGCACCAGCCCCTTCCACGCCCGCCAGCAGGCACACGGCGCGTTCTTCCTGGAGGCGAACGGCTGGGAGCGCCCGCAGTGGTACGAGGCCAACGCGGACCTGGTCGAAGGCCGCTCCATCCCCACCCCCAACGACTGGGCCGCACAGTACTGGTCGCCCATCGTCGGCGCCGAGGCCCAGGCCACCCGCGAGACCGTGGCGATGTACGACATGACGGCCCTCAAGCGCCTCGAAGTCGTCGGCCCCGGTGCCGCCGCCTTCCTGGAGCGGCTGGCCACCGGCAAGGTCGACAAGTCCGTCGGCTCCGTGACGTACACCCTGCTCCTGGACCACGACGGCGGGATCCGCAGCGACATCACCGTCGCCCGCCTCGCCCGCGACCTCTTCCAGGTCGGCGCCAACGGCAACCTCGACCTCGACTGGTTCACCCGCCACCTCCCCGCAGACGGATCCGTCGCCGTCCGCGACATCACCCCCGGCACCTGCTGCATCGGCCTGTGGGGACCACTCGCCCGCAAGGTCCTGCAGCCGCTCGCCGACTCCGACTTCTCCAACGACGGTCTCAAGTACTTCCGCGCCAAGCGCGCCCACATCGGCAGCGTCCCCGTCACCGCGATGCGGCTGTCGTACGTCGGTGAACTCGGCTGGGAGCTGTACACCACCGCCGACCTGGGCCAGAAGCTCTGGGACACCCTCTGGGCCGCGGCCGAGCCGCTCGGCGGCGTCATCGCGGGCCGCGGCGCCTTCAACAGCCTCCGCCTGGAGAAGGGTTACCGCTCCTTCGGCACCGACATGACCTACGAGCACGACCCCTACGAGGCCGGTGTCGGCTTCGCAGTCAAGCTCGACAAGGACGACTTCATCGGCAAGGCCGCACTCGAACGCCGCAAGGCCGACGTGCGCCGCAAGCTGACCTGCCTCACCATCGACGACCCCCGATCCGTCGTCATGGGCAAGGAGCCGGTGTACGACGGCGACCGCGCCGTCGGCTACGTCACCAGCGCCGCCTACGGCTACACGATCGGCAACGGCATCGCCTACGCCTGGCTCCCGGCCGAACTCACCACGCCCGGCACCACCGTGCACATCGGCTACTTCGACAGGCGCATCGAGGCGGCCGTCGCCGAGGAGCCCCTGTTCGACCCGACCATGTCCCGTCTGCGCGGCTAG
- a CDS encoding sarcosine oxidase subunit beta family protein, with the protein MSPRTPGADLPDHPEWLWRTPEPKRSYDVVIVGGGGHGLATAHYLAKNHGITNVAVLEKGWLAGGNMARNTTIIRSNYLWDESAGIYEHALKLWEGLEEELDYPILFSQRGVLNLAHSLQDVRDSVRRVEANRLNGVDAEWLDAEQVKEVCPIVNISPDVRYPVLGGTYQPRAGIAKHDYVAWGFARSADAAGIDIIQNCEVTGLDLVDGRVVGVRTTLGPIAAGKVALCSAGHTSVLAAMAGIELPLQSHPLQALVSELLEPVHPTVVMSNAVHVYVSQAHKGELVMGAGIDAYNSYTQRGAFHIIEHQMSAALELFPVFARAHVLRTWGGIVDVSPDASPIVGLTPVDNLYLNCGWGTGGFKATPGVGWVYAHTIAHDNPHALNAPFSLDRFTTGALVDEHGAAAVAH; encoded by the coding sequence ATGAGCCCCCGCACCCCCGGCGCCGACCTCCCCGACCACCCGGAATGGCTCTGGCGCACACCCGAGCCGAAGCGGTCGTACGACGTGGTGATCGTGGGCGGCGGTGGACACGGCCTCGCCACCGCCCACTACCTGGCGAAGAACCACGGCATCACCAATGTCGCCGTGCTGGAGAAGGGCTGGCTCGCGGGCGGCAACATGGCCCGCAACACCACCATCATCCGCTCCAACTACCTGTGGGACGAGAGCGCCGGCATCTACGAGCACGCCCTCAAACTGTGGGAGGGGCTGGAGGAGGAGCTCGACTACCCGATCCTCTTCTCCCAGCGCGGTGTGCTGAACCTCGCCCACAGCCTGCAGGACGTCCGCGACAGCGTGCGCCGCGTCGAGGCCAACCGGCTCAACGGCGTCGACGCCGAGTGGCTCGACGCCGAGCAGGTCAAAGAGGTCTGCCCGATCGTCAACATCTCACCCGACGTGCGCTACCCGGTCCTCGGCGGCACCTACCAGCCGCGCGCCGGCATCGCCAAACACGACTACGTGGCCTGGGGCTTCGCCCGCTCCGCCGACGCCGCCGGGATCGACATCATCCAGAACTGCGAGGTCACCGGCCTGGACCTGGTCGACGGCCGGGTGGTCGGCGTACGGACCACGCTCGGCCCGATCGCGGCCGGCAAGGTGGCCCTGTGCTCGGCAGGCCACACCTCGGTCCTCGCCGCCATGGCGGGCATCGAACTCCCGCTGCAGAGCCACCCCTTGCAGGCACTGGTCTCCGAACTCCTGGAGCCGGTGCACCCGACGGTCGTCATGTCCAACGCGGTCCACGTCTACGTCAGCCAGGCCCACAAGGGCGAACTGGTCATGGGCGCGGGCATCGACGCGTACAACTCCTACACCCAGCGCGGCGCGTTCCACATCATCGAACACCAGATGTCCGCCGCACTCGAACTCTTCCCGGTCTTCGCCCGCGCCCATGTGCTGCGCACCTGGGGCGGCATCGTCGACGTCAGCCCCGACGCCTCGCCCATCGTCGGCCTCACCCCGGTCGACAACCTCTATCTCAACTGCGGCTGGGGAACGGGCGGTTTCAAGGCCACCCCGGGCGTCGGCTGGGTCTACGCCCACACCATCGCCCACGACAACCCGCACGCCCTCAACGCCCCCTTCTCGCTCGACCGTTTCACCACCGGCGCGCTCGTCGACGAGCACGGCGCGGCCGCGGTGGCCCACTAG
- a CDS encoding sarcosine oxidase subunit gamma, protein MADTAPTVQQRSPLASAAHRLAAVTRSSGGAIRLAELPFLAQINVRLDAKGPAADAVGLALGLQLPLEPGTVVHTGELTALWLGPDEWLVVGRPGTQWDLESRIRTAAGDEPVSVCDVSAQRTTLLVTGPRARDLLSHGCALDLHPRAFGPGRCAQTTLARSQVVLVAREEPRAGFWLLVRSSFADYLTHWLLDAAVEHA, encoded by the coding sequence ATGGCTGACACCGCCCCGACCGTACAGCAGCGCAGCCCCCTGGCCTCCGCCGCCCACCGGCTGGCGGCCGTCACCCGGTCCTCCGGGGGTGCGATCCGGCTGGCCGAACTTCCCTTCCTGGCGCAGATCAACGTCCGCCTCGACGCCAAGGGACCGGCCGCGGACGCGGTGGGGCTCGCCCTGGGGCTCCAACTGCCCCTGGAACCCGGCACCGTCGTACACACCGGGGAGCTGACCGCGCTGTGGCTCGGCCCCGACGAATGGCTGGTGGTCGGCCGGCCCGGCACACAGTGGGACCTGGAGAGCCGGATCCGTACGGCGGCCGGGGACGAACCCGTGTCGGTGTGTGACGTCTCCGCGCAGCGCACCACACTTCTCGTCACCGGCCCCCGCGCCCGCGACCTGCTCTCCCACGGCTGCGCGCTGGACCTGCACCCGCGCGCCTTCGGCCCCGGCCGCTGCGCCCAGACGACACTGGCACGCAGCCAGGTCGTCCTGGTCGCCCGCGAGGAACCCAGGGCCGGGTTCTGGCTCCTGGTGCGCTCGTCCTTCGCCGACTACCTGACGCACTGGCTGCTGGACGCGGCGGTGGAACACGCCTGA
- a CDS encoding bifunctional methylenetetrahydrofolate dehydrogenase/methenyltetrahydrofolate cyclohydrolase, giving the protein MTAQKLDGRATAAEVRRELAERVAKLTAIDGRPPGLGTVLVGDDPGSRAYVAGKHRDCAQAGIASIRRELPADATQRQVEDVVDELNADPACTGYIVQLPLPRHLDANAVLERMDPAKDADGLHPVSLGRLTLGVEAPLPCTPRGIVELLRRHEVPIAGTRVCVIGRGITVGRPLGLLLTRRSENATVTLCHTATKGLAWHVREADIVVAAAGSPALITKDMLRPGAAVLDVGITRTDQGLVGDVHPDAAHVAGWLAPMPGGVGPMTRAMLLANVVEAAERNANPV; this is encoded by the coding sequence GTGACCGCACAGAAGCTCGACGGCAGGGCCACCGCCGCCGAGGTCCGCCGTGAACTCGCCGAGCGCGTCGCCAAGTTGACCGCCATCGACGGCCGGCCGCCGGGCCTCGGCACCGTCCTGGTCGGCGACGACCCCGGCAGCCGTGCCTACGTCGCCGGAAAGCACCGCGACTGCGCGCAGGCCGGCATCGCCTCGATCCGTCGCGAACTGCCCGCCGACGCGACGCAGCGACAGGTCGAGGACGTCGTCGACGAACTCAACGCCGACCCGGCCTGCACCGGCTACATCGTCCAACTGCCGCTCCCGCGCCACCTGGACGCGAACGCCGTCCTGGAACGTATGGACCCCGCCAAGGACGCCGACGGACTGCACCCCGTCAGCCTCGGCCGGCTCACCCTGGGCGTCGAGGCCCCGCTGCCGTGCACCCCGCGCGGCATCGTGGAACTCCTGCGCCGCCACGAGGTACCGATCGCCGGGACCCGGGTGTGCGTGATAGGCCGGGGTATCACGGTCGGCCGTCCCCTCGGACTCCTGCTGACCCGCCGCTCCGAGAACGCCACCGTCACCCTCTGCCACACCGCAACCAAGGGCCTGGCCTGGCACGTCCGCGAGGCGGACATCGTCGTCGCGGCCGCCGGCTCGCCCGCACTGATCACCAAGGACATGCTGCGCCCGGGCGCGGCCGTCCTGGACGTCGGCATCACCCGCACCGACCAGGGGCTGGTCGGCGACGTGCACCCGGACGCCGCCCACGTCGCCGGATGGCTCGCGCCGATGCCCGGGGGCGTGGGCCCCATGACCCGGGCGATGCTGCTCGCCAACGTCGTCGAGGCCGCCGAGAGGAACGCGAACCCCGTATGA
- the glyA gene encoding serine hydroxymethyltransferase, translating to MNALNTPLAELDPEVHAALRAELHRQQSTLEMIASENFAPCAVLEAQGSVLTNKYAEGYPGRRYYGGCEHVDVTERLAIQRVKDLFGAGYANVQPHSGAQANTAVFFALLSPGDTILGLDLAHGGHLTHGMRINYSGRMFNVVPYHVTETDHLVDLDEVERLAKEHRPKMIIAGWSAYPRQLDFAAFRRIADEVGALLMVDMAHFAGLVAAGLHPSPVPHAHVVTTTTHKTLGGPRGGVVLTHDADLAKKINSAVFPGMQGGPLEHVIAAKAVSFKVAASPEFAERQARTLAGARVLADRLSRPDTAAAGVRVLTGGTDVHLVLVDLRHSELDGRQGEDLLHEIGITVNRNAVPFDPRPPMVTSGLRIGTPALATRGFTEEDFAEVADVIALALQPEPDVPALRARTEALAVKHPLYPHLSEDGDVR from the coding sequence ATGAACGCGCTCAACACCCCGCTGGCCGAACTGGACCCCGAGGTCCACGCCGCACTCCGCGCCGAACTGCACCGCCAGCAGTCCACCCTCGAGATGATCGCCTCCGAGAACTTCGCGCCCTGTGCCGTACTGGAGGCCCAGGGCTCGGTCCTGACCAACAAGTACGCCGAGGGCTACCCCGGCCGTCGCTACTACGGCGGCTGCGAACACGTCGACGTCACCGAGCGCCTGGCCATCCAGCGCGTCAAGGACCTGTTCGGCGCGGGATACGCCAATGTGCAGCCGCACTCGGGCGCCCAGGCCAACACTGCCGTCTTCTTCGCGCTGCTCAGCCCCGGCGACACGATCCTCGGCCTCGACCTCGCCCACGGCGGACATCTCACCCACGGCATGCGCATCAACTACAGCGGCAGGATGTTCAACGTCGTGCCGTACCACGTCACCGAGACCGACCATCTGGTCGACCTGGACGAGGTGGAACGCCTCGCCAAGGAACACCGCCCCAAGATGATCATCGCGGGCTGGTCGGCCTATCCGAGGCAGCTCGACTTCGCGGCCTTCCGGCGGATCGCCGATGAGGTCGGCGCCCTCCTCATGGTCGACATGGCGCACTTCGCGGGCCTGGTCGCCGCCGGACTGCACCCCAGCCCGGTCCCGCACGCCCACGTGGTCACCACCACCACGCACAAGACCCTCGGCGGCCCGCGCGGCGGGGTCGTCCTCACCCATGACGCCGACCTCGCCAAGAAGATCAACTCGGCCGTGTTCCCCGGTATGCAGGGCGGCCCGCTGGAGCACGTCATCGCCGCGAAGGCGGTCTCCTTCAAGGTGGCCGCGTCGCCCGAGTTCGCCGAACGCCAGGCCCGAACACTCGCCGGCGCCCGTGTCCTCGCCGACCGCCTCAGCCGCCCGGACACCGCGGCCGCCGGAGTGCGGGTGCTCACCGGCGGAACGGACGTCCATCTGGTCCTGGTCGACCTGCGCCACTCCGAACTCGACGGACGGCAGGGCGAAGACCTGCTCCACGAGATCGGCATCACCGTCAACCGCAACGCCGTCCCGTTCGACCCGCGCCCGCCCATGGTCACCTCGGGCCTGCGCATCGGCACCCCCGCCCTGGCCACCCGCGGCTTCACCGAGGAGGACTTCGCCGAGGTCGCCGACGTCATCGCGCTCGCCCTCCAACCCGAACCCGACGTGCCCGCGCTGCGTGCCCGCACCGAGGCACTGGCGGTCAAGCACCCGCTCTACCCGCACCTTTCGGAAGACGGAGACGTCCGATGA